The following are from one region of the Anabas testudineus chromosome 2, fAnaTes1.2, whole genome shotgun sequence genome:
- the LOC113164678 gene encoding V-set domain-containing T-cell activation inhibitor 1-like isoform X1 encodes MSAIHTWVCFLLWISLSTQKGTPDVMVTCFISEDCRLPCNFQPDSEATIEWFRQDVMIYKFEQDEEENDGDDEEEDNDDSSSEEHLEQQQVAGQMFISPALVSRGNASLVLKKIGLKDRGTYRCQVTTSKGQHGANVILRVEAPLHGLSLELSRMSGYEEMICTINNVYPHPRVSWDTEPSTFEDLRPVTRMHNNKQGLFMVNSRVKLLKGRPNLIYICKVTSSYGGPAWTASLKEREIKWTQGKDLTIPCTSPSYLDSPSLEWSYSNGPQHSHILTYDSRSGHSTSTPPWNKYVELDGFRVPFGDGSLRLMDPKNSKHTGSYTCMFSTQYNTYTERTNVIIDGPSGAKAGETETRASDKPSYWWVAGLVIALLALALVGLLVYMKMKGNREKKPTNDPEEVTELNVVKDAAETKPNESSPFTEADTDR; translated from the exons ATGTCATGGTGACGTGCTTTATTTCGGAGGACTGCAGGCTCCCCTGCAATTTCCAGCCCGACAGCGAGGCGACCATTGAGTGGTTCAGACAGGATGTGATGATCTACAAGTTTGAGCAGGACGAGGAAGagaatgatggtgatgatgaggaggaagacaacgacgacagcagcagtgaggaacACCTCGAACAGCAGCAGGTCGCTGGACAAATGTTCATTTCCCCAGCTCTGGTATCCCGGGGGAACGCCAGCCTGGTCCTCAAGAAGATCGGGCTCAAGGACAGGGGCACCTACAGGTGTCAAGTGACAACATCGAAAGGCCAACATGGCGCAAATGTCATCTTGAGGGTGGAAG cgCCCCTCCATGGCTTGTCTCTGGAGCTGTCGAGGATGAGTGGCTATGAGGAGATGATTTGCACCATCAATAATGTCTACCCACATCCTCGGGTAAGCTGGGATACTGAACCATCCACGTTTGAGGACCTACGGCCGGTGACACgcatgcacaacaacaaacagggGCTGTTTATGGTCAATAGTCGCGTCAAACTGCTGAAAGGACGACCCAACCTCATCTACATCTGCAAAGTCACGAGCTCCTACGGTGGTCCAGCCTGGACCGCCTCACTCAAAGAAAGAG AGATAAAATGGACTCAAGGGAAAGATCTGACCATCCCCTGCACCTCCCCTTCTTACCTGGACAGCCCTTCATTGGAGTGGAGCTACTCAAACGGCCCGCAGCACTCCCACATCCTCACCTACGACAGCCGGTCGGGGCACAGCACCTCCACGCCGCCCTGGAACAAATATGTGGAGCTGGATGGTTTCAGGGTCCCGTTTGGAGACGGTTCCCTGCGACTGATGGACCCCAAGAACTCGAAGCACACAGGCAGCTACACCTGCATGTTCTCCACGCAGTACAACACGTACACCGAACGCACCAACGTCATCATTGATGGTCCAAGTG GAGCAAAAGCAGGTGAAACTGAGACCCGTGCATCAGATAAACCGTCGTACTGGTGGGTTGCTGGCCTGGTGATTGCACTTCTGGCTCTCGCTCTGGTGGGTTTGTTGGTCTACATGAAGATGAAAG gaaacagagaaaagaaacccACAAATGACCCTGAAGAGGTGACAGAGTTGAATGTGGTCAAAG ATGCAGCAGAGACTAAACCGAACGAGAGCAGTCCTTTCACTGAGGCTGACACCGACAGATAA
- the LOC113164678 gene encoding V-set domain-containing T-cell activation inhibitor 1-like isoform X2: protein MSAIHTWVCFLLWISLSTQKGTPDVMVTCFISEDCRLPCNFQPDSEATIEWFRQDVMIYKFEQDEEENDGDDEEEDNDDSSSEEHLEQQQVAGQMFISPALVSRGNASLVLKKIGLKDRGTYRCQVTTSKGQHGANVILRVEAPLHGLSLELSRMSGYEEMICTINNVYPHPRVSWDTEPSTFEDLRPVTRMHNNKQGLFMVNSRVKLLKGRPNLIYICKVTSSYGGPAWTASLKEREIKWTQGKDLTIPCTSPSYLDSPSLEWSYSNGPQHSHILTYDSRSGHSTSTPPWNKYVELDGFRVPFGDGSLRLMDPKNSKHTGSYTCMFSTQYNTYTERTNVIIDGPSAKAGETETRASDKPSYWWVAGLVIALLALALVGLLVYMKMKGNREKKPTNDPEEVTELNVVKDAAETKPNESSPFTEADTDR, encoded by the exons ATGTCATGGTGACGTGCTTTATTTCGGAGGACTGCAGGCTCCCCTGCAATTTCCAGCCCGACAGCGAGGCGACCATTGAGTGGTTCAGACAGGATGTGATGATCTACAAGTTTGAGCAGGACGAGGAAGagaatgatggtgatgatgaggaggaagacaacgacgacagcagcagtgaggaacACCTCGAACAGCAGCAGGTCGCTGGACAAATGTTCATTTCCCCAGCTCTGGTATCCCGGGGGAACGCCAGCCTGGTCCTCAAGAAGATCGGGCTCAAGGACAGGGGCACCTACAGGTGTCAAGTGACAACATCGAAAGGCCAACATGGCGCAAATGTCATCTTGAGGGTGGAAG cgCCCCTCCATGGCTTGTCTCTGGAGCTGTCGAGGATGAGTGGCTATGAGGAGATGATTTGCACCATCAATAATGTCTACCCACATCCTCGGGTAAGCTGGGATACTGAACCATCCACGTTTGAGGACCTACGGCCGGTGACACgcatgcacaacaacaaacagggGCTGTTTATGGTCAATAGTCGCGTCAAACTGCTGAAAGGACGACCCAACCTCATCTACATCTGCAAAGTCACGAGCTCCTACGGTGGTCCAGCCTGGACCGCCTCACTCAAAGAAAGAG AGATAAAATGGACTCAAGGGAAAGATCTGACCATCCCCTGCACCTCCCCTTCTTACCTGGACAGCCCTTCATTGGAGTGGAGCTACTCAAACGGCCCGCAGCACTCCCACATCCTCACCTACGACAGCCGGTCGGGGCACAGCACCTCCACGCCGCCCTGGAACAAATATGTGGAGCTGGATGGTTTCAGGGTCCCGTTTGGAGACGGTTCCCTGCGACTGATGGACCCCAAGAACTCGAAGCACACAGGCAGCTACACCTGCATGTTCTCCACGCAGTACAACACGTACACCGAACGCACCAACGTCATCATTGATGGTCCAAGTG CAAAAGCAGGTGAAACTGAGACCCGTGCATCAGATAAACCGTCGTACTGGTGGGTTGCTGGCCTGGTGATTGCACTTCTGGCTCTCGCTCTGGTGGGTTTGTTGGTCTACATGAAGATGAAAG gaaacagagaaaagaaacccACAAATGACCCTGAAGAGGTGACAGAGTTGAATGTGGTCAAAG ATGCAGCAGAGACTAAACCGAACGAGAGCAGTCCTTTCACTGAGGCTGACACCGACAGATAA